The following coding sequences are from one Lipingzhangella halophila window:
- the secD gene encoding protein translocase subunit SecD, which yields MSSQVGAGARWTRGIISLLIVAVAFGAAWFIPPKLGLDLSGGTQIVLQVTDGEDGTEANRENTEKVIEVLRQRIDRLGVSEATMSRSGEDRIIVELPGVQDPTEAAEIVGQTAQLTFHPVLGVAPSEGTGVQAPGAGGAPVPQGGGGGAPAPQGGENANPPDNARAPSDDQEGGGSGGGDSGGEGGGSGEMSEEEMQQLQEMMQGGGQGGAAPGGGEPAENPEDVDKTLPDDQGTNLQLGEPQLQGDQVASAEATLDKYQTNWQVNVNFEGEGSDAWRKLTADAACFDQGDPKRRVAIVLDDQIISAPEVNQDIACDSGMGGGSTTITSQTFDQESANELAVLIEGGSLPLPVQEIQRQTVGPTLGEDAIKASFLAGGIGLLLTALYICASYRLVGLLASAALACYTLIAYAALVGLGATLTLPGLAGFVLAIGMAIDANVLIFERAREEYQQQKKIYDANKSKGMVDASEAETEQAESGVLSRRRKRAIPPNLQKSFVQGTQKAWSAVLDTNITTLIAAALLIFLASGQVQGFGVTLGLGTLASMVSALVIARVFVEWAVRRSIIRKRPHISGISDISRVRAWLVEHNPNLMRRSATFLGISGLIVVVAILGIVIRPPNFGVEFTGGRVMEFTTEETVSVADARQTVSDTGHPNAVVQEAGDGDLTVRTGQLSDAEAAEIEEAIAAEAGETERISDDIIGPSLGQELRNKALIALGAALVLQMAYLAWRFRWSFGVSTMISLAANLTLVIGLFCWLGKPIDGVFLAAMLSVIGFTVNDAVVVFDRVRDEWARDTTSKFSDVANTAILNTLPRTVNTTIGGVFILATLAMFGGSSLRDFSIAMLVGLCTGVLATMFLAVPLAKWLQQWDKTAAPHVIRERKTKQRKELRAARDESDGAVV from the coding sequence TTGTCCAGTCAGGTGGGGGCTGGTGCGCGCTGGACGCGTGGCATCATCTCCCTGTTGATCGTGGCTGTCGCGTTCGGCGCCGCGTGGTTCATACCGCCGAAGCTGGGGCTCGACCTCAGCGGAGGTACACAGATCGTCCTGCAGGTCACCGACGGCGAGGACGGCACCGAGGCCAACCGCGAGAACACCGAGAAGGTCATCGAGGTGCTCCGGCAGCGCATCGACCGGCTCGGGGTCTCCGAGGCCACCATGTCGCGGTCCGGTGAGGACCGGATCATCGTGGAGCTGCCCGGGGTGCAGGACCCCACTGAGGCGGCCGAGATCGTCGGCCAGACCGCGCAGCTCACCTTCCACCCGGTCCTTGGCGTGGCCCCCTCCGAGGGCACTGGTGTCCAAGCGCCCGGAGCCGGAGGAGCCCCTGTTCCGCAGGGTGGCGGCGGAGGGGCCCCCGCGCCCCAGGGCGGGGAGAACGCCAATCCGCCCGACAACGCACGCGCTCCCTCCGACGACCAGGAAGGCGGCGGCTCCGGCGGAGGTGACTCCGGCGGCGAAGGCGGCGGCTCCGGGGAGATGTCCGAAGAGGAGATGCAACAGCTCCAGGAGATGATGCAGGGCGGCGGCCAGGGTGGCGCGGCTCCTGGCGGCGGCGAGCCGGCCGAGAACCCCGAGGACGTCGACAAGACGCTGCCCGACGACCAGGGCACCAACCTGCAGCTCGGCGAGCCCCAGCTGCAGGGTGACCAGGTCGCCAGCGCCGAAGCCACACTGGACAAGTACCAGACGAACTGGCAGGTCAACGTCAACTTCGAGGGCGAGGGCAGCGACGCCTGGCGGAAGCTCACCGCCGACGCCGCGTGCTTCGACCAGGGCGACCCGAAGCGCCGCGTCGCGATCGTGCTCGACGACCAGATCATCTCCGCTCCCGAGGTCAACCAGGACATCGCCTGCGACTCCGGCATGGGGGGTGGCTCGACCACCATCACCAGCCAGACGTTCGACCAGGAGAGCGCGAACGAGCTCGCGGTGCTGATCGAGGGCGGCTCGCTCCCACTGCCGGTGCAGGAGATCCAGCGCCAGACCGTCGGCCCCACCCTTGGTGAGGACGCGATCAAGGCCAGCTTCCTCGCGGGCGGGATCGGTCTGCTGCTGACCGCGCTCTACATCTGCGCGTCGTACCGCCTTGTCGGTCTCCTCGCCTCGGCCGCGCTGGCCTGCTACACGCTGATTGCCTACGCGGCCCTCGTGGGACTGGGCGCGACCCTGACCCTGCCCGGGCTGGCCGGTTTCGTGTTGGCCATCGGCATGGCGATCGACGCCAACGTGCTGATCTTCGAGCGAGCGCGCGAGGAGTACCAGCAACAGAAGAAGATCTACGACGCCAACAAGTCCAAGGGGATGGTCGACGCCTCCGAAGCCGAGACCGAGCAGGCCGAATCCGGCGTGCTCTCCCGGCGGCGCAAGCGCGCGATCCCACCGAACCTGCAGAAGTCCTTCGTCCAGGGGACGCAGAAGGCGTGGAGCGCCGTCCTCGACACGAACATCACGACGCTCATCGCGGCAGCGCTGCTGATCTTCCTGGCCTCCGGGCAGGTCCAGGGCTTCGGTGTGACACTGGGCCTCGGCACGCTGGCGTCAATGGTCTCCGCGCTGGTCATCGCCCGCGTGTTCGTCGAGTGGGCGGTCCGCCGCAGCATCATCCGCAAGCGGCCGCACATCTCCGGTATCTCCGATATCAGCAGGGTCCGCGCCTGGCTGGTGGAACACAACCCGAACCTGATGCGGCGCAGCGCGACCTTCCTGGGAATCTCGGGTCTGATCGTCGTGGTCGCGATCCTCGGGATCGTCATCCGCCCGCCGAACTTCGGCGTGGAGTTCACCGGCGGCCGCGTCATGGAGTTCACCACCGAGGAAACCGTGAGCGTGGCCGATGCCCGCCAGACGGTCTCCGACACCGGACACCCCAACGCGGTGGTCCAGGAGGCCGGCGACGGCGACCTCACGGTGCGCACCGGTCAGCTCAGCGACGCGGAGGCCGCCGAGATCGAGGAGGCGATCGCCGCCGAGGCGGGTGAGACCGAGCGGATCAGCGACGACATCATCGGCCCGAGTCTGGGCCAGGAGTTGCGCAACAAGGCGCTCATCGCGCTCGGGGCGGCACTGGTGCTGCAGATGGCCTACCTGGCCTGGCGGTTCCGGTGGTCGTTCGGGGTGTCCACAATGATCTCGCTGGCCGCGAACCTCACGCTGGTCATCGGGTTGTTCTGTTGGCTCGGCAAGCCGATAGACGGTGTCTTCCTGGCCGCGATGCTGAGTGTCATCGGCTTCACGGTCAACGATGCGGTGGTGGTATTCGACAGGGTCCGCGACGAATGGGCGCGCGACACCACGTCGAAGTTCTCCGACGTCGCCAACACGGCGATCCTGAACACGCTGCCGCGAACGGTGAACACCACCATCGGTGGGGTCTTCATCCTCGCCACCCTCGCGATGTTCGGGGGGTCGTCACTGCGCGACTTCTCCATCGCGATGCTGGTGGGGTTGTGCACCGGCGTCCTGGCCACGATGTTCCTGGCGGTACCGCTGGCGAAGTGGCTGCAGCAATGGGACAAGACCGCCGCGCCGCACGTGATCCGGGAGCGCAAGACCAAGCAGCGCAAGGAGCTGCGCGCCGCCCGGGACGAGAGCGACGGCGCCGTCGTCTGA
- a CDS encoding CaiB/BaiF CoA transferase family protein, with product MGPLNGIRVVEFTGIGPAPMAGMLLADLGASVIRLDRPQAAESAQAGNGPQLSAGRPVLGVDLKSVEGLRTARELVGAADVLLEGFRPGVLERLGLGPKECLELNPKLVFTRVTGWGQDGPLAHRSGHDMNYISLNGALHGFGRRGQAPVPPVNIVGDFAGGTMFAVTGILSALVERQSSGRGQVVDAAMLDGSAFLMSMMYEDRARGAWSDERGTNYIDTGAPWYDVYECADGRYVSVACIEPQFYAAFLEGIGLDAADLPDQWDRTRWPELRERIAAVLRNRTRDEWADLLGDTEACVQPVLSMAEAPEHPHVRARGSVLRDGDNPYPGPAPRFERTPGRNTRDPEHAAEPVEEALREWGL from the coding sequence TTGGGACCACTCAACGGGATCCGTGTCGTGGAGTTCACCGGGATCGGCCCGGCGCCGATGGCCGGGATGCTCCTCGCCGATCTCGGTGCAAGCGTGATCCGGTTGGACCGCCCGCAGGCAGCCGAGAGCGCCCAGGCGGGCAACGGCCCGCAACTGAGCGCGGGGCGCCCGGTGCTGGGGGTGGACCTGAAGTCCGTCGAGGGACTGCGCACCGCCCGCGAACTGGTCGGTGCCGCCGACGTCCTACTGGAGGGATTCCGGCCCGGTGTGCTGGAACGGTTGGGGCTGGGCCCGAAGGAGTGCCTCGAACTCAATCCCAAGCTGGTGTTCACACGGGTGACCGGCTGGGGCCAGGACGGACCTCTCGCCCACCGCTCCGGGCACGACATGAACTACATCTCGCTCAACGGAGCACTGCACGGGTTCGGGCGCAGGGGCCAGGCTCCCGTCCCTCCGGTCAACATCGTCGGTGACTTCGCCGGCGGGACGATGTTCGCGGTGACCGGAATCCTCAGTGCCCTGGTGGAACGCCAGAGCTCGGGGCGCGGGCAGGTCGTCGACGCCGCGATGCTCGACGGAAGCGCTTTTCTGATGTCGATGATGTACGAGGACCGGGCGCGCGGGGCGTGGAGCGACGAGCGCGGCACCAACTACATAGACACCGGCGCACCCTGGTACGACGTCTACGAGTGCGCGGACGGCCGGTACGTCTCGGTCGCCTGCATCGAGCCCCAGTTCTACGCGGCGTTCCTGGAGGGGATCGGGCTCGACGCGGCCGACCTCCCCGACCAGTGGGACCGGACACGCTGGCCGGAGCTGCGCGAGCGGATCGCGGCGGTCCTGCGGAACAGAACCCGCGACGAGTGGGCCGATCTTCTTGGTGACACCGAAGCCTGCGTGCAGCCCGTCCTGTCCATGGCCGAGGCCCCAGAGCACCCGCACGTGCGGGCCCGCGGCTCGGTGCTGCGCGACGGCGACAACCCGTACCCCGGTCCCGCCCCGCGTTTCGAGCGCACTCCCGGCCGCAACACCCGCGATCCGGAGCACGCCGCGGAGCCGGTGGAGGAGGCCCTCCGAGAGTGGGGCCTGTGA
- the metG gene encoding methionine--tRNA ligase produces the protein MSSKRHILTAVAWPYANGPRHIGHVSGFGVPSDVFARFQRMSGNHVLMVSGTDEHGTPVQVLGDQEGVSPREVADRYNRVIAEDLVALGLSYDLFTRSSTGNHYAVVQELFTGLYENDYIFTHTTKGAVSPSTGRTLPDRYVEGTCPICAYDGARGDQCDNCGNQLDPIDLIDPRSKINGEAPEFIDTEHFMLDLPAFANVLGEYLDSKSGEWRPNVLKFSLNLLNDLQPRAITRDLDWGVPIPLESWREEPNKRIYVWFDAVIGYLSASIEWAKRTGDPEAWRAWWQNGEAESFYFMGKDNIVFHAEIWPAMLLGYSGKGDRGGVPGQLGALNVPSEVVSSEFLTMEGRKFSSSRRVAIYVNDFLERYSPDALRYYLVAAGPETQDTDFTWAEFVRRNNDELVATWGNLVNRSISMAAKNVGAIPEAGELTDDDRRVLAASAAAFDTVGAHLERSRFKAALQEAMRTVSEANKYFSEQAPWVLRKTDPQRMETVLHVALQLVSDANTFLTPFLPASCNRVYAMLGGTGVWTGMPRLEEATDSIGGEEGASVYPVITGDYADNEARWESVPIRPGTPLARPEPLFTKLDPSIADEELARLEEKAGG, from the coding sequence ATGTCGTCGAAACGCCACATCCTGACCGCGGTGGCCTGGCCTTACGCCAACGGGCCACGCCATATTGGGCACGTATCCGGATTCGGGGTCCCCTCCGACGTCTTCGCGCGTTTCCAGCGAATGTCCGGAAACCATGTGCTCATGGTCAGCGGCACCGACGAGCACGGCACGCCCGTGCAGGTGCTCGGCGACCAGGAGGGCGTGAGCCCGCGCGAGGTGGCCGACCGCTACAACCGGGTCATCGCCGAGGACCTGGTGGCGCTTGGGCTCTCCTACGACCTGTTCACCCGCTCCAGCACCGGAAACCACTACGCCGTGGTGCAGGAGCTGTTCACCGGGCTCTACGAGAACGACTACATCTTCACGCACACAACCAAGGGCGCGGTGTCGCCGTCCACGGGGCGTACGCTTCCCGACCGTTACGTCGAGGGCACCTGCCCCATCTGCGCGTACGACGGAGCGCGCGGTGACCAGTGCGACAACTGCGGGAACCAGCTCGACCCGATCGACCTGATCGATCCCCGGTCCAAGATCAACGGCGAGGCCCCGGAGTTCATCGACACCGAGCACTTCATGCTCGATCTGCCCGCGTTCGCCAACGTCCTCGGTGAGTACCTGGACTCCAAGAGCGGGGAGTGGCGGCCCAACGTCCTGAAGTTCTCGCTCAACCTGTTGAACGACCTCCAGCCGCGCGCGATCACCCGCGACCTCGACTGGGGGGTGCCCATCCCGCTCGAGAGCTGGCGCGAGGAGCCCAACAAGCGCATCTACGTCTGGTTCGACGCCGTCATCGGCTACCTGTCGGCGTCGATCGAGTGGGCCAAGCGCACCGGCGACCCCGAGGCGTGGCGCGCGTGGTGGCAGAACGGCGAGGCCGAGTCGTTCTACTTCATGGGCAAGGACAACATCGTCTTCCACGCCGAGATCTGGCCGGCCATGCTGCTCGGCTACAGCGGCAAGGGTGACCGCGGCGGGGTACCGGGGCAGCTTGGCGCGCTGAACGTGCCTTCCGAGGTGGTCTCCAGCGAGTTCCTCACGATGGAGGGGCGCAAGTTCTCGTCGTCGCGGCGGGTGGCCATCTACGTCAACGACTTCCTGGAGCGCTACTCGCCCGACGCCCTGCGCTACTACCTGGTGGCGGCGGGTCCCGAGACCCAGGACACCGACTTCACCTGGGCCGAGTTCGTCCGCCGGAACAACGACGAGCTCGTGGCCACCTGGGGCAACCTGGTCAACCGGTCCATCTCGATGGCGGCGAAGAACGTCGGCGCCATCCCGGAGGCGGGTGAGCTCACCGACGACGACCGCCGCGTGCTCGCCGCGTCGGCGGCCGCGTTCGACACCGTGGGGGCCCATCTGGAGCGGTCGCGGTTCAAGGCCGCCCTGCAGGAGGCCATGCGTACCGTCTCCGAGGCCAACAAGTACTTCTCGGAGCAGGCGCCGTGGGTGCTGCGCAAGACCGACCCGCAGCGGATGGAGACGGTGCTGCACGTCGCGCTGCAACTGGTGAGCGACGCCAACACGTTCCTCACTCCGTTCCTGCCGGCCTCGTGCAACCGGGTCTACGCGATGCTCGGCGGGACGGGTGTGTGGACCGGAATGCCGCGGCTGGAGGAGGCCACCGACTCGATCGGTGGCGAGGAGGGCGCCTCGGTGTACCCGGTCATCACCGGCGACTACGCGGACAACGAGGCGCGCTGGGAGTCCGTGCCCATCCGGCCCGGCACCCCGCTGGCCCGGCCTGAGCCGCTGTTCACCAAGCTCGACCCGAGCATCGCGGACGAGGAGCTGGCCCGCCTGGAGGAGAAGGCGGGCGGGTAA
- a CDS encoding ubiquitin-like domain-containing protein, whose protein sequence is MVIGAAAVLALALIGGGTAFAMEQQVTLDIDGEERTVRAFDADVQEVLDSEGIELGEHDAVAPKPDTELSAGDSVLVRTGRELTLELDGEEETHWVTALTVGEALDQIGMGDDTLELSVEPSEPVPESGIEVEATGARQVAILDDRARTEVATTADTVEEVLQDNGVELGEHDEVEPALDTEPTDGMVIDVLKILGEPTTEEKPIEAETEKRETDELEKGEEEVVKEPEDGVKEVTVATVMEEGEETEHVLEEEVLEEPVDGVIEVGTKEPETEVGGEADDLNWAALAECESGGDPTAVNSAGGYYGLYQFSMETWESAGGSGSPAEASSSEQTMRAKKLYNMVDGNWQSQWPECGSNLLN, encoded by the coding sequence GTGGTGATCGGCGCCGCCGCCGTCCTAGCCCTGGCCCTGATCGGCGGTGGGACCGCGTTCGCCATGGAGCAGCAGGTCACGCTGGACATCGACGGCGAGGAGCGGACCGTGCGCGCGTTCGACGCCGACGTCCAGGAAGTGCTCGACTCCGAGGGCATCGAGCTGGGTGAACATGACGCCGTTGCCCCCAAGCCCGACACCGAGCTGAGCGCCGGCGACAGCGTCCTGGTGCGCACCGGCCGCGAGCTCACCCTGGAGCTGGACGGGGAGGAGGAGACGCACTGGGTCACCGCGCTCACCGTGGGGGAGGCACTCGACCAGATCGGGATGGGCGACGACACCCTCGAACTCTCGGTGGAGCCCAGCGAACCGGTACCGGAATCCGGCATCGAGGTCGAGGCCACCGGGGCCCGGCAGGTGGCGATCCTGGACGACCGGGCGCGCACAGAGGTCGCCACCACCGCGGACACGGTCGAAGAGGTGCTGCAGGACAACGGCGTCGAGCTGGGCGAGCACGACGAAGTGGAGCCGGCGCTCGACACCGAACCCACCGACGGCATGGTCATCGACGTCCTGAAGATTCTCGGCGAACCCACGACGGAGGAGAAGCCGATCGAGGCGGAGACCGAGAAACGCGAGACCGACGAGCTGGAAAAGGGCGAGGAAGAGGTCGTCAAGGAGCCCGAGGACGGCGTCAAGGAGGTCACCGTCGCCACGGTCATGGAAGAGGGCGAGGAGACCGAGCACGTCCTTGAGGAGGAGGTCCTGGAGGAGCCGGTCGACGGCGTCATCGAGGTGGGGACCAAGGAGCCCGAAACCGAGGTTGGCGGCGAGGCCGACGACCTGAACTGGGCGGCGCTCGCCGAGTGCGAGTCGGGCGGCGACCCCACGGCGGTGAACTCCGCGGGCGGGTACTACGGCCTCTACCAGTTCTCCATGGAGACATGGGAGTCCGCCGGCGGCAGCGGCTCGCCCGCCGAGGCCAGCTCCTCCGAGCAGACCATGCGCGCGAAGAAGCTCTACAACATGGTCGACGGCAACTGGCAGAGCCAGTGGCCCGAGTGCGGCAGCAACCTGCTGAACTAG
- a CDS encoding TatD family hydrolase, which translates to MGKRSGSAVRNRNAETPPPAPEPLSVAVPDSHTHMDMQVPDVARIVAEAAAVGVSPLVQVGIDVRSSQWAADIATEQDTNTVWAAVALHPNEAPRVVHGDGAAGVEVDDSDWAGKVREAEGIAGLDAAVAEIDRLAAHPRVCAVGETGLDYYRTGAEGTHAQQESFRRHIGIAKRHGKALMIHDRDAHDDVLRILEEEGAPERVVLHCFSGDADMAKVCADRGYHMSFAGNVTFGTAHQLREAAEVAPSDLVLVETDAPFLTPKPYRGRPNAPYLIPHTLRALAEVKRMTEEELATAVADNARRVFGF; encoded by the coding sequence ATGGGTAAGCGAAGTGGCTCGGCGGTGCGCAACCGGAACGCCGAGACGCCCCCGCCGGCGCCGGAGCCGCTCAGTGTCGCGGTGCCGGACAGCCACACGCACATGGACATGCAGGTTCCCGATGTCGCGCGGATCGTCGCCGAGGCGGCCGCCGTCGGCGTCAGCCCGCTGGTGCAGGTGGGCATCGACGTCCGTTCCTCCCAGTGGGCGGCCGACATTGCCACGGAGCAGGACACCAACACAGTGTGGGCCGCCGTGGCGCTGCACCCCAACGAGGCGCCGCGGGTCGTGCACGGCGACGGTGCTGCCGGAGTCGAGGTCGACGACTCCGACTGGGCGGGGAAGGTGCGCGAAGCGGAGGGGATCGCGGGGCTCGACGCCGCCGTCGCGGAGATCGACCGGCTCGCCGCGCATCCGCGGGTGTGCGCGGTCGGCGAGACCGGTCTGGACTACTACCGGACCGGCGCCGAGGGGACGCACGCCCAGCAGGAGTCCTTCCGCCGGCACATCGGGATCGCCAAGCGGCACGGTAAGGCCCTGATGATCCACGACCGGGACGCCCACGACGACGTCCTGCGCATCCTGGAGGAGGAGGGCGCCCCGGAGAGGGTCGTCCTCCACTGCTTCTCCGGCGACGCGGACATGGCCAAGGTGTGCGCCGACCGCGGCTACCACATGAGCTTCGCCGGCAACGTCACCTTCGGCACCGCCCACCAGCTTCGCGAGGCCGCGGAGGTCGCACCCTCCGATCTCGTGCTGGTCGAGACGGATGCCCCGTTTCTCACCCCCAAGCCCTACCGGGGCCGGCCGAACGCCCCCTACCTGATCCCGCACACGCTGCGCGCGCTGGCCGAGGTCAAGCGGATGACCGAGGAGGAGCTGGCGACCGCGGTCGCCGACAACGCGCGGCGGGTCTTCGGGTTCTGA